From the genome of Proteus vulgaris, one region includes:
- a CDS encoding ribonuclease T2 family protein has product MRFMKLLPAAFALVLAGCATQAPEITEPLKPQAKLVEGVSCILPDAPTAPYDYIASNDRYGQNSTASTDYFKLAINYSPAFCDYKSNNIKRLNNDNEKDRAKREYDKFEIQCFSDNKFGWIVHGLWAETCDGKSWEDCRDWKDIRKHPRLCKGDLPPLEYSAIKPYLCDSPGIDLLQGEWEKHGVCAFDTPDAFFGKQKELYEALVLPEGRPSNSALIKFLKEHNPSLKDKEIQINRDEFYICYSKDFEVIDCPKREF; this is encoded by the coding sequence ATGCGCTTTATGAAGCTATTGCCTGCTGCTTTTGCGTTAGTGTTAGCAGGATGTGCAACGCAAGCACCTGAAATTACAGAACCATTAAAACCTCAAGCTAAATTAGTTGAAGGCGTATCTTGTATTTTACCTGATGCTCCAACAGCACCTTACGACTACATTGCTTCTAATGATCGCTATGGTCAAAACAGCACAGCATCAACAGATTACTTTAAGTTAGCGATTAACTACTCACCGGCTTTTTGTGATTATAAAAGTAATAATATTAAACGTTTAAATAACGATAATGAAAAAGATCGTGCAAAACGTGAGTACGATAAATTTGAAATCCAATGCTTCTCAGATAATAAATTTGGTTGGATTGTTCATGGGCTGTGGGCTGAAACCTGTGATGGCAAATCATGGGAAGACTGCCGTGATTGGAAAGACATACGCAAGCATCCTCGTTTATGTAAAGGCGATTTACCACCTTTAGAATACTCTGCTATCAAACCTTATCTGTGTGATTCTCCGGGTATCGATCTGTTACAAGGCGAATGGGAAAAACATGGTGTTTGTGCGTTTGATACACCAGATGCATTCTTTGGTAAACAAAAAGAGTTGTATGAAGCGTTAGTATTACCAGAAGGCCGTCCTTCAAATAGTGCATTGATTAAGTTCTTAAAAGAACACAATCCATCACTGAAGGATAAAGAAATTCAAATTAATCGAGATGAATTCTATATCTGTTATAGCAAAGATTTCGAAGTAATTGATTGTCCGAAACGTGAATTTTGA
- a CDS encoding porin yields MKSLKPLAALVGLLVLSGSANAVNVYNDKGTRFDVNGQFRLKTQVTSQNHEMKMNDDGSRIGFFGSHELTNDIKVFGKLEWGSDTQKTNSDNPKSNFEMYNRVGYVGFSHRDYGQIQFGRTYIPIDWVKKSSYGYGNTGVFYFSDVLGRSVGYHNGYADGKGVGKNNFMTRLPQTIFLETNRYEGFKLAGTVTGKTGEDGRRVAGDITRAYSIVGFYKSTFGLEFDAGYSSATGEATTSKNSPNKGKNPENSILAFGAEYFFPGREFSIGLDYGQSRGKNNGFALEANQAPTSWSSVKGDWKADLYGVGVKWHWDRIESGMYAGYYLRDGDANTFNYKKETYTVGVDKRFAVSKYNNLRLFAEMAYDDARSDNVKYEDKKQYIFETGMRLYF; encoded by the coding sequence ATGAAAAGCTTGAAGCCTCTAGCAGCACTGGTTGGTTTGTTGGTTCTTTCTGGATCTGCAAACGCAGTAAACGTGTATAACGATAAAGGTACACGTTTTGATGTAAACGGTCAGTTCCGTTTAAAAACACAAGTGACTAGCCAAAATCATGAAATGAAAATGAATGATGACGGTAGCCGTATCGGTTTCTTTGGTTCACACGAACTGACTAACGATATCAAAGTATTTGGTAAATTAGAGTGGGGTTCAGACACTCAAAAAACTAACAGTGACAACCCTAAATCAAACTTTGAAATGTACAACCGTGTAGGTTATGTCGGTTTCTCTCATCGTGATTATGGTCAAATTCAGTTTGGTCGTACTTATATTCCGATCGACTGGGTGAAAAAATCAAGCTACGGCTATGGTAACACCGGTGTATTCTACTTCAGCGATGTATTAGGTCGTTCAGTAGGTTATCACAATGGCTATGCTGATGGAAAAGGTGTTGGTAAAAACAACTTTATGACCCGTTTACCACAAACTATTTTCTTAGAAACTAACCGTTATGAAGGCTTTAAATTAGCGGGTACAGTGACAGGTAAAACAGGTGAAGATGGTCGCCGTGTAGCGGGTGATATTACTCGTGCATATTCTATCGTTGGTTTTTATAAATCAACCTTTGGCTTAGAATTTGATGCTGGCTACTCTTCAGCTACTGGTGAAGCAACTACCTCTAAAAATAGTCCAAATAAAGGTAAAAACCCAGAGAATAGTATTTTAGCTTTTGGTGCGGAATACTTCTTCCCTGGCCGTGAATTTTCTATCGGTTTAGACTATGGTCAATCTCGTGGTAAAAATAACGGTTTTGCTTTAGAAGCAAATCAAGCTCCGACTAGTTGGAGTTCTGTTAAAGGCGACTGGAAAGCTGACTTATACGGTGTTGGTGTGAAATGGCACTGGGATCGTATCGAAAGTGGTATGTATGCGGGTTACTACCTGCGTGATGGTGATGCAAACACGTTCAACTACAAAAAAGAAACCTATACTGTGGGTGTAGATAAACGTTTTGCAGTATCTAAATATAACAACTTACGTTTATTCGCTGAAATGGCATACGATGATGCTCGTAGCGATAACGTGAAGTATGAAGATAAAAAACAATATATCTTCGAAACAGGTATGCGTCTGTACTTCTAG
- the hypE gene encoding hydrogenase expression/formation protein HypE encodes MKQPDEITLAQGNGGQGMQQLIEGLFLKAFDNPLLNEKEDQARIALNELTALGDRLAFSTDSYVIDPIIFPGGNIGKLSVCGTANDLSVGGAVPRYLSCGFILEEGLPFETLEVLVLAMAKAASQAGIQIVTGDTKVVPRGAADKIFINTAGIGVIPTQINWAASNIKAGDKILVSGTIGDHGATILNLRENLGLEADLQSDCAVLEPMIAPLRQIEGIQALRDATRGGVTAILHEFAQASGCGMNVHESKLPMKQAVRGVCELLGLEALNFANEGKIVLVVSPDAEAQVIDALHQHPLGKDACTIGEVTTDNYIRLTGIFGTSRILDLPYNEPLPRIC; translated from the coding sequence ATGAAACAACCTGATGAAATCACCTTAGCCCAAGGTAATGGTGGGCAAGGTATGCAACAACTGATCGAAGGCCTGTTTTTAAAAGCGTTCGATAATCCGTTATTAAATGAAAAAGAAGATCAAGCGCGGATCGCGTTAAATGAGTTAACGGCTCTTGGCGATCGTCTTGCTTTTAGTACCGACAGCTATGTTATCGATCCCATTATTTTCCCCGGTGGAAATATTGGTAAATTATCTGTTTGCGGTACAGCTAACGATCTCTCCGTCGGTGGTGCTGTACCTCGTTATCTATCATGTGGTTTTATTCTTGAAGAAGGGTTGCCATTTGAAACCCTTGAAGTGCTTGTATTAGCGATGGCAAAAGCCGCTTCACAAGCAGGAATACAAATTGTCACAGGGGATACCAAAGTGGTTCCTCGTGGTGCCGCAGATAAGATCTTTATCAATACTGCGGGCATTGGCGTTATTCCAACTCAAATTAATTGGGCCGCAAGTAATATCAAAGCCGGCGATAAGATCTTAGTGAGTGGTACAATTGGTGATCATGGTGCAACAATCCTTAATCTTCGTGAAAATTTAGGATTAGAAGCGGATCTACAAAGTGACTGCGCTGTGCTTGAACCAATGATTGCACCTTTACGCCAAATTGAAGGTATTCAGGCATTACGTGATGCAACTCGAGGTGGAGTAACGGCCATTTTGCATGAATTTGCCCAAGCCAGCGGTTGTGGCATGAATGTACATGAAAGCAAATTGCCAATGAAACAAGCCGTTCGTGGTGTGTGCGAATTATTAGGCCTAGAAGCACTTAATTTTGCTAACGAAGGTAAAATTGTTTTAGTGGTATCACCTGACGCTGAAGCACAAGTTATTGACGCTTTACATCAACACCCTTTAGGTAAAGATGCTTGTACTATCGGTGAAGTGACAACGGATAACTATATTCGTTTAACTGGGATTTTCGGTACAAGTCGCATTCTTGATTTACCTTATAACGAGCCTTTACCTCGTATTTGCTAA
- the yedF gene encoding sulfurtransferase-like selenium metabolism protein YedF produces the protein MSQKDTIIPDYRLDMVGEPCPYPAVATLEAMPSLKKGEILEVVSDCPQSINNIPLDAKNYGYTVLDIQQDGPTIRYLIQK, from the coding sequence ATGAGCCAGAAAGACACTATTATTCCTGATTATCGTCTAGATATGGTCGGTGAACCTTGTCCTTATCCTGCGGTGGCAACACTTGAAGCCATGCCATCACTGAAAAAAGGCGAAATATTAGAAGTGGTGAGTGATTGCCCTCAATCAATCAACAATATTCCGCTTGATGCTAAAAATTACGGATATACCGTATTAGATATTCAACAAGATGGTCCGACGATCCGTTATTTAATTCAAAAATAA
- the yedE gene encoding selenium metabolism membrane protein YedE/FdhT, whose translation MSWSEFKSQYLIRFWKPLPAVIAAGILSTYYFGLTGTFWAVTGEFTRWGGHVMQWFGAHPEEWGYFKIIGLEGTPLTRIDGVMIIGMFGGCIMAALWANNVKLRHPQHKIRIFQAVLGGIIAGFGARLAMGCNLAAFFTGIPQFSLHAWFFAVATAIGSYFGAKLSLMPLFRIPVKLQKVSQASPITQDKQRAKRRFRLGMVIFFAMIAWSLIILFDSPKLGFAMLGGIGFGILIERAQICFTSAFRDLWITGRTHMAKAIIIGMAVSAIGIFSYVQLGAAPKIMWAGPNAVIGGLLFGFGIVLAGGCETGWMYRAVEGQIHFWWVGLGNVIGSTLLAYYWDDFASVIATDYDKINLLDTFGPVGGLGVTYLMLGVSFVLLLWWEKHFFRKKAQQAQSISTQINKEIA comes from the coding sequence ATGTCTTGGTCAGAATTTAAATCTCAATACCTGATCCGTTTTTGGAAGCCTCTTCCAGCTGTTATTGCGGCAGGTATCTTATCAACTTACTACTTTGGTTTAACCGGCACTTTTTGGGCTGTCACGGGGGAATTTACTCGTTGGGGCGGCCACGTAATGCAATGGTTTGGTGCTCATCCTGAAGAATGGGGTTATTTTAAAATTATCGGCCTTGAAGGTACGCCATTAACGCGTATTGATGGTGTGATGATTATCGGGATGTTTGGAGGTTGTATTATGGCTGCTCTTTGGGCCAACAACGTCAAACTTCGCCATCCTCAACATAAAATTCGTATTTTTCAAGCTGTGCTTGGCGGGATCATCGCTGGTTTTGGTGCTCGTCTAGCAATGGGATGTAACCTTGCGGCTTTCTTTACGGGTATTCCTCAGTTCTCTTTACATGCTTGGTTTTTTGCGGTTGCAACGGCAATCGGTTCTTATTTTGGTGCCAAGCTTTCATTGATGCCACTGTTTCGTATTCCCGTAAAACTACAAAAAGTCAGTCAAGCTTCACCGATTACTCAAGATAAACAACGTGCAAAACGTCGCTTTAGATTGGGAATGGTTATCTTTTTTGCCATGATTGCGTGGTCTTTAATTATTCTTTTTGATTCACCAAAACTAGGCTTTGCTATGTTAGGCGGTATTGGTTTTGGTATTTTAATCGAACGAGCGCAAATCTGTTTTACTTCTGCTTTCCGTGATTTATGGATAACGGGCAGAACCCATATGGCAAAAGCGATTATTATTGGTATGGCAGTGAGCGCGATTGGGATCTTCAGCTATGTCCAATTAGGTGCTGCACCTAAAATTATGTGGGCAGGGCCGAATGCTGTCATTGGTGGTTTACTCTTTGGTTTCGGTATTGTACTTGCTGGTGGATGTGAAACTGGCTGGATGTATCGTGCAGTGGAAGGTCAAATTCACTTTTGGTGGGTTGGATTGGGTAACGTTATCGGTTCTACATTATTAGCTTACTACTGGGATGATTTTGCCTCAGTGATCGCAACGGATTATGACAAGATTAATTTACTTGATACCTTTGGCCCTGTGGGGGGATTAGGTGTGACGTATCTAATGCTTGGTGTGTCATTTGTGTTATTACTTTGGTGGGAAAAACACTTTTTCCGTAAAAAAGCCCAACAAGCACAATCTATTTCAACGCAGATTAATAAGGAAATCGCATGA
- the rdgC gene encoding recombination-associated protein RdgC, with protein sequence MLWFKNILVYRLNKEIALSMDELEQQLASLAFTPCSSQDMTRTGWVSPMGDRGEALIHVAGKQVMICARKEDKILPATVIKNALQDKVEKLEGEQGRKLKKTEKATLKDEVVHTLLPRAFSKFSQTFIWLDLEKQLVIVDSGSAKRAEDNLALLRKTLGSLPVVPLNFNESVELKMTEWVRSGELPAGFTLMDEAELKAVLEEGGVIRCKKQELVSDEIATHIEAGKFVTKLSVDWEDRLQFMLCDDGSIKRIKFSETLREQNDDIDKADFAQRFDADFVLMTGELSALIERVTEVLGGEAE encoded by the coding sequence ATGCTGTGGTTTAAAAATATTTTGGTCTATCGCTTAAATAAAGAGATAGCACTGTCAATGGATGAGTTAGAACAACAGCTTGCTTCATTGGCATTCACACCTTGCAGTAGCCAAGATATGACCAGAACAGGTTGGGTTTCGCCTATGGGCGATCGTGGTGAAGCACTTATTCATGTTGCTGGTAAGCAAGTGATGATATGTGCACGAAAAGAAGACAAAATCTTACCTGCAACAGTGATTAAAAACGCCTTACAAGACAAAGTTGAAAAACTTGAAGGTGAACAAGGGCGCAAACTGAAAAAAACAGAAAAAGCGACCCTAAAAGATGAAGTAGTTCACACATTACTTCCTCGTGCTTTTAGCAAATTCTCACAAACTTTTATTTGGTTAGATTTAGAAAAACAATTAGTCATTGTTGATTCAGGCAGTGCAAAACGTGCTGAAGATAACTTAGCTTTGTTACGCAAAACCTTAGGTTCATTACCTGTTGTTCCTCTGAACTTTAATGAATCTGTTGAATTAAAAATGACTGAGTGGGTACGCTCTGGAGAACTTCCAGCCGGTTTTACCTTAATGGATGAAGCAGAGCTAAAAGCCGTACTAGAAGAAGGCGGTGTTATTCGTTGTAAGAAACAAGAATTAGTCTCTGATGAAATTGCGACACATATTGAAGCAGGCAAATTTGTCACCAAACTTTCTGTAGATTGGGAAGATCGCCTTCAATTTATGCTATGTGATGATGGCTCTATCAAACGCATTAAATTCAGTGAAACTTTACGTGAGCAAAATGATGATATCGATAAAGCCGATTTTGCCCAACGTTTTGATGCCGACTTTGTTTTAATGACCGGTGAATTAAGCGCTTTAATTGAACGAGTCACTGAAGTTTTAGGCGGCGAAGCAGAGTAA
- a CDS encoding TetR/AcrR family transcriptional regulator, giving the protein MTDSKINQKRGRPARPQEEIRQEIYEATISLLLEQGYSATTIDAIAKQASIAKKTIYRFTKDKEDLVEQIVLSWTDSFVAIFHDKATDFDEFILLLSQHLNSMVQTVLNHKAVGLYKLLQEDFPSREVLMEKYQRSGILRGRSLLTQWLQQQEKNGIIRSYDYATLSDLLLAMVIAEPLRQIALGIVPPTPKSNFDLRIQQAIQLITPVLKP; this is encoded by the coding sequence ATGACAGATAGCAAAATTAATCAAAAACGAGGACGCCCTGCCCGCCCTCAAGAAGAGATCCGCCAAGAAATATATGAAGCGACCATAAGTTTGCTTTTGGAGCAGGGTTACAGCGCAACAACCATTGATGCAATTGCAAAACAAGCAAGCATTGCCAAAAAAACGATTTATCGTTTTACCAAAGATAAAGAAGATTTAGTGGAACAAATTGTGTTGTCATGGACAGACAGTTTCGTCGCTATTTTTCATGATAAGGCCACTGATTTTGATGAGTTTATCCTGTTGTTATCACAACATTTAAACAGCATGGTTCAAACGGTACTTAATCATAAAGCCGTCGGTTTATATAAGTTATTACAAGAGGATTTTCCTAGCCGTGAAGTGCTTATGGAAAAATATCAACGCAGTGGGATATTAAGAGGACGCAGTTTACTCACGCAGTGGTTACAGCAACAAGAAAAAAACGGAATAATTAGATCTTACGACTATGCTACATTAAGTGATCTTTTATTAGCCATGGTGATCGCAGAGCCTTTACGACAAATTGCATTAGGGATCGTTCCACCGACACCAAAATCAAATTTTGATCTACGAATTCAGCAAGCGATACAACTCATTACACCAGTGTTAAAACCTTAG
- a CDS encoding bifunctional 2',3'-cyclic-nucleotide 2'-phosphodiesterase/3'-nucleotidase, with protein MVKNVLKISTLAMFVAFNVNAATVDLRIMETSDVHSNLIDFDYFKDKPTEQFGYVRTANLIKAAKAEATNAILVDNGDLIQGSPLADYQAAKGLEKGESHPAHQLMNTMGYTVGNFGNHEFNYGLDYLKKAIAGAKFPYINANVMDAKTGKNYFTPYIIVDTPVKDRDGKEHTIKIGYIGFVPPQILIWDKANLDGKVVVNDITETAKKFVPQMKKEGADLIVAIPHSGFASEPYKAMAENSVYYLSEVEGINAIMFGHAHGVFPSKEFEGIKGVDTAKGTVNGVPAVMPGQWGDHLGVVDMVINNDSGKWVMTEATGEARPIFDKANKKALVERDAELAQIIEKAHQGTRDFVGKHIGKASANMYSFLALVQSDPTVQIVNDAQVDYTKHFIQGDPNLDGLPVLGAAAPFKAGGRKNAPADFVEVEKGDLTFRNAADLYLYPNTLVVVKATGADVVEWLECSAGMWNQVDPNSTKPQELINWDGFRTYNFDTISGVNYKVDLTQPAKYDVDCQVVNKDANRIKEVTYEGKPIDPKATFLIATNNYRGYGGKFAGTGEANIAFASPDENRAILASYIAKQTKEKGEVATKAANNWSFLPIKTDKALDVRFETSPSEKAATFIKDFAQYPMTFVENDEIGFAIYKIDLTEKK; from the coding sequence ATGGTTAAGAATGTGTTGAAAATTTCAACATTAGCAATGTTTGTCGCATTCAACGTGAATGCTGCGACAGTCGATCTTCGTATTATGGAGACGTCTGATGTTCACAGTAACTTAATCGACTTTGACTACTTCAAAGACAAACCAACAGAACAGTTTGGTTATGTCCGTACTGCTAATTTAATTAAAGCAGCAAAAGCTGAAGCAACCAATGCGATTTTAGTTGATAACGGCGACTTGATCCAAGGTAGCCCACTGGCTGACTACCAAGCAGCTAAAGGCTTAGAAAAAGGCGAATCTCATCCAGCTCACCAGCTGATGAACACCATGGGCTACACAGTCGGTAACTTTGGTAACCATGAATTTAACTATGGTTTAGATTACCTGAAAAAAGCCATTGCTGGTGCTAAATTCCCTTACATCAACGCCAACGTGATGGATGCGAAAACAGGCAAAAACTATTTCACACCTTATATCATTGTTGATACACCAGTAAAAGATCGTGATGGTAAAGAACACACTATCAAGATTGGTTATATCGGCTTCGTACCACCACAGATCTTAATCTGGGATAAAGCCAATCTGGATGGTAAGGTCGTTGTAAATGATATTACAGAAACAGCGAAAAAATTCGTCCCTCAAATGAAAAAAGAGGGTGCTGACCTGATTGTGGCTATTCCTCACTCTGGTTTTGCGTCAGAGCCGTACAAAGCAATGGCTGAAAACTCTGTTTATTATTTAAGTGAAGTTGAAGGCATCAATGCAATCATGTTTGGTCACGCTCACGGCGTATTCCCAAGCAAAGAATTTGAAGGTATTAAAGGCGTAGATACAGCGAAAGGTACTGTAAACGGTGTTCCTGCTGTTATGCCTGGCCAATGGGGTGATCACTTAGGTGTTGTTGATATGGTTATCAATAACGACAGCGGTAAATGGGTGATGACTGAAGCAACAGGTGAAGCGCGTCCTATCTTTGATAAAGCAAACAAAAAAGCATTAGTTGAACGTGATGCTGAATTAGCTCAAATCATCGAAAAAGCACACCAAGGTACCCGTGATTTCGTGGGTAAACACATTGGTAAAGCTTCTGCCAACATGTACAGCTTCTTAGCATTAGTACAAAGTGATCCAACTGTACAAATTGTTAATGATGCACAAGTTGATTACACCAAACACTTTATTCAAGGTGATCCGAACTTAGACGGTTTACCAGTATTAGGTGCAGCTGCGCCATTTAAAGCGGGTGGTCGTAAAAATGCACCAGCAGACTTCGTAGAAGTTGAAAAAGGTGACTTAACATTCCGTAACGCTGCAGACTTATATCTGTATCCAAACACATTAGTGGTTGTTAAAGCGACCGGTGCGGATGTTGTTGAATGGTTAGAATGTTCAGCGGGTATGTGGAACCAAGTTGATCCTAACTCAACTAAACCACAAGAACTGATCAACTGGGATGGTTTCCGTACTTATAACTTCGACACCATTAGTGGTGTGAACTATAAAGTTGACTTAACTCAACCAGCTAAATATGACGTTGATTGCCAAGTCGTTAATAAAGATGCGAATCGTATCAAAGAAGTGACTTACGAAGGCAAACCAATCGATCCTAAAGCAACATTCCTGATCGCAACAAATAACTACCGTGGATACGGCGGTAAGTTTGCTGGTACAGGTGAAGCGAATATTGCGTTTGCATCTCCAGATGAAAACCGTGCAATCTTAGCTTCTTACATTGCTAAACAAACTAAAGAAAAAGGTGAAGTTGCGACTAAAGCCGCTAACAACTGGTCATTCTTACCTATTAAGACTGATAAAGCGTTAGATGTCCGTTTTGAAACTTCACCAAGTGAAAAAGCGGCTACATTTATTAAAGATTTCGCTCAATATCCAATGACCTTCGTGGAAAATGATGAAATTGGTTTTGCAATTTACAAAATCGATTTAACTGAGAAGAAATAA
- a CDS encoding DAPG hydrolase family protein, translated as MKKQTLHLPWALNDINELLSPAPLRLEMGIERDDAGHLTVAVRTDLHGCKGKMLEWWFTFFETSQHIRWWHPHDHVAHNGWDDKWIKGKSYIGASIKAVESLGDIPPVGAQLKFHDAKDFFDNALLEEAYKTGALSGAVCATIGFGSDVQTDENGDPTDGKMVHLTRDTDWGCVLRSRFYLGHSLENPAVELSDEIAFGLLQHCYNEFTYLSRFLPSLYYGEHANGEKGALPW; from the coding sequence ATGAAAAAACAAACATTACATTTACCTTGGGCTTTAAATGACATTAACGAGCTTTTATCACCCGCGCCATTACGCTTAGAAATGGGAATTGAAAGGGATGACGCTGGGCATTTAACAGTTGCAGTACGTACCGATTTGCATGGTTGTAAAGGTAAAATGCTAGAGTGGTGGTTTACCTTTTTTGAAACATCACAACATATTCGCTGGTGGCATCCTCATGATCATGTTGCTCACAATGGTTGGGATGATAAATGGATAAAAGGAAAGAGTTATATCGGTGCATCAATTAAGGCAGTTGAGTCCTTAGGTGATATTCCACCTGTTGGAGCACAACTTAAATTCCATGATGCGAAAGATTTTTTTGATAACGCATTGTTAGAAGAAGCCTATAAAACAGGCGCACTTTCTGGTGCAGTATGTGCCACTATCGGTTTTGGCTCTGATGTGCAAACCGATGAAAATGGTGATCCTACCGATGGTAAAATGGTGCATTTAACGCGAGATACGGATTGGGGATGTGTATTAAGAAGCCGTTTTTATTTAGGTCACTCATTAGAAAATCCAGCAGTGGAATTATCGGATGAGATAGCTTTTGGGTTATTGCAGCACTGTTATAACGAGTTTACTTATCTTTCTCGTTTCTTGCCGTCATTGTATTACGGTGAGCATGCGAATGGGGAGAAGGGCGCATTGCCTTGGTAA